A genomic region of Mycobacterium senriense contains the following coding sequences:
- a CDS encoding phosphotransferase family protein, with the protein MAYTSTRGDVGDRVGEVLQGWLPLRLAAVEATAFVVSDFTAPPAGYSGRTVFFTAAWTDRAGVRHAEDLVLRAQAESHQLFTVPDAPRQAEVMQRLGAQGIRVPHIVGIERDAAVLGSPFYVMRRVRGRTPSDVPSWHKRGWTVDLSAADRGLLCDNGLRALVDVHRVDDPETLRFLRGAGQTRTALQRYLDKLGGWYEWCRADLVVGADVLAQALKVILAAAPHTDAETVMWGDARVGNMCFGDDFSVVALFDWETAGTGPPDIDLGWWLMFERFLCEALGFTRLPGVPDDVETVRRYVQFGGTLTGDIAYYQLLAAFVLSLINNRLARLLVRDGLDAATARSYPQTSVALVERYLGQI; encoded by the coding sequence ATGGCGTACACCTCGACGCGCGGCGACGTCGGCGACCGGGTGGGCGAGGTGCTGCAGGGTTGGTTGCCTCTTCGGCTGGCGGCTGTGGAAGCGACAGCCTTCGTGGTTTCCGATTTCACCGCTCCGCCAGCCGGTTATTCCGGGCGAACGGTGTTCTTCACCGCCGCCTGGACCGACCGGGCCGGCGTGCGCCATGCCGAGGATCTGGTGCTGCGCGCACAGGCAGAAAGCCACCAGTTGTTCACCGTGCCCGACGCCCCGCGACAGGCCGAAGTGATGCAACGACTTGGCGCGCAGGGGATTCGAGTTCCGCACATCGTTGGCATCGAACGCGACGCCGCGGTCCTGGGGTCGCCGTTTTATGTGATGCGCCGAGTGCGGGGGCGCACACCGTCGGATGTTCCGAGTTGGCACAAGCGTGGCTGGACTGTCGACCTGTCCGCTGCCGATCGGGGGCTGTTGTGCGACAACGGACTACGCGCACTCGTCGACGTGCACCGCGTCGACGACCCAGAGACGTTGCGTTTCCTCCGCGGCGCCGGCCAGACCCGTACGGCATTGCAGCGCTACCTCGACAAACTCGGCGGCTGGTACGAGTGGTGTCGCGCCGATTTGGTGGTCGGTGCGGATGTGCTCGCACAGGCCCTGAAGGTGATTCTCGCCGCTGCGCCTCACACCGATGCCGAGACGGTGATGTGGGGCGACGCCCGGGTCGGAAACATGTGTTTCGGCGACGACTTCTCGGTGGTCGCATTGTTCGACTGGGAGACCGCAGGCACCGGGCCGCCGGACATCGATCTCGGTTGGTGGCTGATGTTCGAGCGTTTCCTCTGCGAAGCACTGGGATTCACTCGCCTGCCCGGAGTACCCGACGACGTCGAGACCGTCAGGCGCTATGTGCAATTCGGCGGGACCTTGACCGGCGACATCGCCTACTACCAACTGCTGGCCGCCTTCGTGTTGTCATTGATCAACAACCGACTCGCCCGGCTTTTGGTGCGCGACGGGCTCGATGCGGCCACAGCTCGCAGCTACCCGCAGACCTCAGTCGCGTTGGTCGAGCGGTATCTCGGCCAGATCTGA
- a CDS encoding TIGR03857 family LLM class F420-dependent oxidoreductase, which yields MDNSRLSSPALGAYVLPGRVTDSGAVIGQAQAAERLGLRTVWLSERWGTKDLGVIAGAISQVTSGIGIASGITHLQSRHPALLASLAMTVQALSGGRFVLGVGRSVDAMWKAVGLPSSTNASIVDHADIFRRLCRGEKVRYDGPAGTYPSLRLNDLPDQPVPPVVFAAIGPKGLALAGRHFDGVLLHPFLTTPAVRRSVELVRRAERAAGRPTGSVRVYATVVVACELPADEELAIVGARAVTYYQIPGFGERLAAVNGWDPEPLSRLRSHPLLDGIRGSADSVLTREQLTEVASLLPAAWTGDAAAIGSVSACHQVFHRYREAGVDELILHGSTPDRLGPLFARAG from the coding sequence ATGGACAACAGTCGGTTGAGCAGTCCGGCGCTTGGGGCCTACGTGCTTCCCGGACGTGTCACCGATTCCGGCGCCGTGATCGGCCAGGCGCAGGCCGCCGAGCGTCTCGGCCTGCGCACGGTGTGGCTCAGCGAGCGGTGGGGTACCAAGGACCTCGGCGTGATCGCCGGCGCGATCAGCCAGGTCACGTCGGGAATCGGAATCGCCTCGGGTATAACACATTTGCAATCGCGGCATCCCGCATTGCTGGCGTCGCTGGCGATGACGGTGCAGGCGCTCTCGGGCGGGAGGTTCGTCCTCGGCGTCGGCCGCTCGGTGGACGCCATGTGGAAGGCCGTCGGGTTGCCGAGCTCCACGAACGCCTCGATCGTCGACCACGCCGACATCTTCCGTCGGCTGTGCCGGGGGGAGAAGGTGCGCTACGACGGACCCGCGGGCACCTACCCGTCATTGCGGCTCAACGACTTACCCGATCAGCCGGTGCCACCAGTGGTCTTCGCGGCGATCGGGCCCAAGGGCCTGGCGCTCGCCGGCCGTCACTTCGACGGGGTGCTGTTGCATCCGTTCCTGACCACTCCCGCCGTGCGCCGATCGGTTGAGCTCGTCCGCCGCGCCGAACGCGCGGCTGGGCGGCCGACGGGCAGCGTGCGGGTATACGCCACCGTGGTAGTGGCCTGCGAACTCCCTGCCGACGAGGAACTCGCGATCGTCGGCGCCCGCGCGGTGACCTACTACCAGATTCCCGGCTTCGGAGAACGACTGGCGGCCGTCAACGGATGGGATCCGGAGCCGTTGAGTCGATTGCGATCCCATCCCCTGCTCGACGGGATCAGAGGCTCGGCGGACTCCGTGCTCACCCGGGAGCAACTCACCGAGGTCGCATCGCTGTTGCCCGCGGCATGGACCGGCGACGCGGCGGCGATCGGATCGGTGTCCGCCTGCCACCAGGTATTCCACCGCTACCGAGAGGCGGGGGTCGACGAGTTGATCTTGCATGGCAGTACACCCGACCGGCTCGGCCCCCTCTTCGCGCGGGCGGGCTGA
- a CDS encoding nuclear transport factor 2 family protein encodes MADIAEVEREFRRYFMTGPVLEDWQAWAHLFTDDATYFDHFYGKFTGPAEITKFLEGTMGAAPQVYSPLVWYVVDDTRVAYKVLNRADNPQPGGAPIDFPSYQFIEYAGGGRWRSEEDVWLLPEMKGFAARYAAAEAAHPQTLEQKLRRDDWGSWVDWARPEPGHKAAPSWLDKVGFTPFSGIQDIDFGVRSH; translated from the coding sequence ATGGCAGACATTGCGGAAGTCGAGCGGGAATTTCGGCGCTACTTCATGACCGGCCCGGTGCTCGAGGACTGGCAAGCCTGGGCACACCTATTCACCGACGACGCAACGTACTTCGACCACTTCTACGGAAAGTTCACCGGTCCGGCGGAAATCACCAAGTTCCTCGAAGGGACGATGGGCGCCGCACCGCAGGTCTACAGCCCGCTGGTCTGGTACGTCGTCGATGACACGCGGGTGGCGTACAAGGTGCTCAATCGCGCCGACAATCCACAACCGGGCGGAGCACCCATCGACTTCCCGTCCTATCAATTCATCGAGTACGCCGGCGGTGGCAGATGGCGTTCCGAGGAAGACGTCTGGCTGCTGCCCGAGATGAAGGGCTTCGCTGCTCGCTACGCGGCCGCCGAGGCCGCACACCCGCAGACGCTCGAACAGAAGCTCCGTCGCGATGATTGGGGTTCGTGGGTGGACTGGGCGCGCCCGGAGCCGGGACACAAAGCCGCCCCGTCATGGCTGGATAAGGTCGGCTTCACGCCATTTTCCGGCATTCAGGACATCGACTTCGGGGTCCGGTCACACTGA
- a CDS encoding SDR family NAD(P)-dependent oxidoreductase yields the protein MTGLLDGKVALVTGAGHGIGRGHALELAKHGATVIINDLGTSLSGEGTGKVADEVVAIIESRGGTAVCDFSDVGDEEQVYLAVERAYSQLGRLDIVVNNAGIVRDKAIWNMTADDFDLVMRVHVRGSWLTSRAVARKWRAESKESGGKVYGRIINTTSGAGLHGHFGQTNYSAAKAAIVGLTQTLSLELASIGATVNAISPGGRTRMSASMPGAQAPIEPDERAEDEFDPKDPSLGSPVVAWLASPEAGHVSGQVIRAMGEHLQLLKGWHPVASVSNGEKRWDAEKLGTIMATDVFGTRNTGLRLGG from the coding sequence ATGACCGGACTGCTCGACGGCAAAGTCGCCCTGGTGACCGGGGCGGGGCACGGCATCGGCCGCGGCCACGCACTCGAACTCGCCAAACACGGCGCCACCGTGATCATCAATGACCTGGGCACCAGCTTGTCCGGCGAGGGCACCGGCAAGGTCGCCGACGAAGTGGTGGCAATCATCGAAAGCCGCGGTGGCACCGCGGTTTGCGACTTCAGCGATGTCGGCGACGAGGAGCAGGTCTACCTCGCCGTCGAGCGTGCCTACTCGCAGCTGGGGCGGCTGGACATCGTCGTCAACAACGCGGGAATCGTTCGCGATAAAGCGATCTGGAACATGACCGCCGACGATTTCGACCTGGTGATGCGGGTGCACGTTCGCGGTAGCTGGCTCACCAGCCGCGCGGTCGCCCGCAAGTGGCGCGCGGAATCGAAGGAATCCGGCGGAAAGGTCTACGGCCGCATCATCAACACCACCTCCGGCGCCGGTCTGCACGGCCACTTCGGGCAGACCAATTACAGCGCCGCGAAGGCCGCGATCGTCGGCCTGACCCAGACGCTGAGCCTGGAGTTGGCGTCGATCGGCGCCACCGTGAATGCAATCAGCCCGGGTGGGCGCACCCGAATGTCAGCGTCCATGCCGGGCGCGCAGGCCCCGATCGAGCCCGATGAGCGCGCCGAGGACGAGTTCGATCCCAAAGATCCGTCACTGGGCTCGCCGGTAGTGGCCTGGTTGGCCAGCCCGGAGGCCGGTCACGTCAGCGGTCAGGTCATCCGTGCGATGGGCGAACATCTCCAACTTCTCAAGGGCTGGCATCCTGTCGCGTCTGTCTCCAATGGTGAAAAGCGCTGGGATGCTGAGAAACTCGGTACCATCATGGCTACCGACGTGTTCGGCACCCGCAACACCGGGCTGCGACTCGGCGGCTGA
- a CDS encoding Zn-ribbon domain-containing OB-fold protein: protein MVEVARADIPTIDAASAPYWEAARRGQLLIAECAGCGKVHHYPRPFCPFCWSEDVRPIRASGTGTLYTYSTVYVNDLAPFKERLPYVAAIVELAEGPRLMTMIEGADGDHLRVGMPVTAVFRPVDDTDPDSPFLTVFTPSEESP, encoded by the coding sequence GTGGTAGAGGTGGCCCGCGCTGACATACCCACGATCGACGCGGCCAGCGCTCCCTACTGGGAGGCCGCCAGGCGGGGTCAATTGCTGATCGCCGAATGCGCGGGGTGTGGCAAGGTCCACCACTACCCGCGCCCGTTCTGCCCCTTTTGCTGGAGTGAAGACGTGCGGCCGATAAGGGCGAGCGGAACCGGCACGCTGTATACGTATTCGACTGTCTACGTGAATGATCTGGCGCCGTTCAAGGAGCGCCTGCCGTATGTGGCCGCGATCGTCGAACTGGCCGAGGGGCCGCGGCTGATGACGATGATCGAAGGCGCCGACGGTGACCACCTTCGGGTCGGGATGCCGGTGACCGCGGTATTCCGCCCGGTCGACGACACCGATCCCGACAGCCCATTCCTGACGGTCTTCACACCTAGCGAGGAGAGCCCATGA